A single genomic interval of Sulfurovum sp. TSL6 harbors:
- the rsmA gene encoding 16S rRNA (adenine(1518)-N(6)/adenine(1519)-N(6))-dimethyltransferase RsmA produces the protein MIIENLAEFASKKFGQNFLKNDIYLHKIIQAMPNDDLKVAEIGPGLGDLTKELVKVRNVTAFEVDKRLCEHLTTEFKEPIHEGRFELRCGDVLERWESGSLLDEPYHLVANLPYYIATNIILKAFKDEHCQSILVMVQKEVAVKFAASVKQKEFSALSVLAASVGKATLCFEVEPEAFVPPPNVTSAVLLIEKNRSLDDEKFEAFLKIAFAQPRKKLSKNLMAVFSKDIVNNIFAKLELDSNLRPHEAGTSIYHHIYNELKDNLDAKQQSEQRKLSKSRAKNTQR, from the coding sequence ATGATTATTGAAAATTTAGCCGAATTTGCCAGTAAAAAATTTGGTCAAAACTTTTTGAAGAATGATATCTATCTTCATAAAATCATCCAAGCGATGCCCAATGACGATTTAAAAGTCGCAGAGATTGGGCCTGGCTTAGGTGATTTAACCAAAGAACTTGTAAAAGTTCGAAATGTCACAGCATTTGAGGTTGATAAAAGATTATGTGAGCATCTTACGACTGAATTCAAAGAACCTATCCACGAAGGGCGCTTTGAATTACGGTGTGGAGATGTGCTTGAGCGTTGGGAGTCAGGAAGTCTGTTGGATGAGCCTTATCATCTGGTAGCCAACTTGCCCTACTATATCGCAACCAATATTATTTTAAAAGCATTTAAAGATGAACACTGCCAGTCTATTCTGGTGATGGTTCAAAAAGAAGTAGCTGTTAAGTTTGCTGCAAGTGTCAAACAGAAAGAGTTTTCTGCTCTTTCTGTTCTTGCTGCAAGTGTAGGAAAAGCGACACTTTGTTTCGAAGTTGAGCCCGAAGCATTTGTGCCGCCTCCAAACGTTACTTCCGCCGTGCTTTTAATAGAGAAGAATCGGTCACTGGATGACGAGAAGTTTGAAGCGTTCTTAAAGATCGCATTTGCGCAACCGCGTAAAAAACTCTCTAAAAACCTTATGGCAGTTTTTTCTAAAGATATTGTCAATAACATTTTCGCAAAGTTGGAACTTGATTCTAACTTACGACCTCATGAAGCTGGGACATCTATTTATCATCACATATATAATGAACTAAAGGATAATTTAGATGCAAAACAACAATCAGAACAACGAAAACTCTCAAAATCAAGGGCCAAGAACACCCAGAGATAG
- a CDS encoding ribonuclease J, which translates to MQNNNQNNENSQNQGPRTPRDRKPNPHRQNRPNMQGENNPNPNRKPHPNRKPNPNRTPDGNVASTEGQGNAQNPNRKPNPNRNNPNQNRNNPNRKPNPSNKPGGKPGAKPGGKPGGKPGGNKNRGRRKNVTTVNDTMRASIDENARVKDATMNPWKKIDMSAKGKIRFTPLGGLGEIGGNMAVLETETTAIIIDVGMSFPDETMHGVDILVPDFSYLHTLKETKDVYVIITHGHEDHIGAMPYLFKELQFPIYATPLALAMIENKFNEHGLSKHTNKFNFVTLRKQYQIGDMKIEWLHNTHSIIDACSLAIETPAGIIMHTADFKVDHTPVDNYTMDLRRYAHYGEKGVLCLFSDSTNSHNPGFTKSEKVVGKTFDSLFDLAKGRVIMSTFSSNVHRIFQAMERAVTHGRKICVIGRSMERNVETNRALGFVDIEEKHFIEVHEVPKYADHEVLIVTTGSQGETMAALNRMATDEHRHIKLKPSDTVIISASAIPGNEASVSGLMNKLIKAGVTVRYKEFGDIHVSGHASQEEQKLILRLIQPKFFLPVHGEYNHIAKHAKTAVECGVDERNILLMSDGDQVEITTKYLKKVKTVKSGKTYIDNQNNMTIENDVVLDRQKLAEDGIVNVVAQISQSNQKVVGKPVVTSHGLVPDKEDKKFAKEIEVLLETMMLNMKPEALKNHRDIENEIRNVVRKHVVRTKKRYPLIIPTIFII; encoded by the coding sequence ATGCAAAACAACAATCAGAACAACGAAAACTCTCAAAATCAAGGGCCAAGAACACCCAGAGATAGAAAGCCAAATCCGCATAGACAAAACAGACCAAATATGCAGGGTGAAAATAACCCAAATCCAAATAGGAAACCTCACCCAAACAGAAAACCAAACCCTAACAGAACACCTGATGGGAATGTAGCCAGTACAGAGGGTCAAGGAAACGCGCAAAACCCAAATAGAAAGCCAAACCCTAATAGGAACAACCCTAACCAAAACCGAAATAATCCAAATAGAAAACCAAACCCAAGCAATAAACCAGGTGGTAAGCCGGGTGCTAAACCTGGTGGTAAGCCAGGTGGTAAGCCAGGCGGCAATAAAAACAGAGGCAGAAGAAAAAATGTAACTACTGTCAATGATACAATGAGAGCTTCTATCGACGAAAATGCCCGCGTGAAAGACGCTACCATGAATCCATGGAAAAAGATTGATATGTCAGCAAAAGGTAAAATACGTTTCACTCCACTAGGTGGGCTAGGTGAAATCGGTGGGAACATGGCTGTACTTGAAACAGAGACTACCGCTATCATCATCGATGTGGGTATGAGCTTCCCTGATGAAACAATGCACGGTGTAGATATCTTGGTACCTGATTTCTCTTACTTGCATACACTTAAAGAAACAAAAGATGTGTATGTCATCATCACGCACGGTCACGAAGACCATATCGGTGCAATGCCTTACTTGTTTAAAGAATTACAATTCCCTATCTATGCAACACCGCTTGCACTTGCAATGATAGAAAACAAGTTTAATGAACATGGACTGAGTAAACACACAAATAAATTTAACTTTGTCACACTGAGAAAACAGTATCAAATCGGTGATATGAAGATAGAATGGCTGCATAATACCCACTCTATCATCGATGCCTGTTCGCTTGCTATTGAGACACCTGCAGGGATCATTATGCATACGGCTGACTTTAAAGTAGACCACACACCTGTAGATAACTATACTATGGACTTACGTCGTTATGCCCATTACGGGGAAAAAGGTGTACTTTGTCTTTTCTCGGATTCTACAAACTCGCATAACCCAGGATTCACAAAGAGTGAAAAAGTGGTTGGAAAAACATTTGACTCACTCTTTGACCTTGCAAAAGGGAGAGTGATCATGTCCACCTTCTCATCCAATGTACACCGTATCTTCCAGGCAATGGAAAGAGCAGTAACACACGGTAGAAAGATCTGTGTTATCGGTCGTTCAATGGAGAGAAATGTTGAAACCAATAGAGCACTTGGTTTTGTAGACATTGAAGAAAAACACTTCATCGAGGTACACGAAGTACCAAAATATGCTGACCATGAAGTACTTATCGTCACTACGGGGTCTCAAGGGGAAACCATGGCTGCATTGAACCGTATGGCAACGGATGAGCATAGACACATCAAACTTAAACCATCAGACACCGTCATCATCTCTGCTTCAGCGATCCCAGGAAATGAAGCTTCAGTTTCGGGCCTCATGAACAAGCTTATCAAAGCTGGTGTAACAGTACGTTATAAAGAGTTTGGAGACATTCATGTTTCTGGTCACGCATCACAAGAAGAGCAAAAGCTCATTTTGAGACTTATCCAACCTAAATTCTTCTTGCCTGTTCACGGTGAATATAACCATATCGCTAAGCATGCTAAAACAGCTGTGGAGTGTGGTGTAGATGAAAGAAATATCTTGCTTATGAGTGATGGGGATCAAGTAGAGATCACCACGAAGTACCTTAAAAAAGTGAAAACAGTCAAGAGCGGTAAAACCTATATCGATAATCAAAACAATATGACGATTGAAAATGATGTGGTCCTTGACAGACAAAAACTGGCTGAAGACGGTATCGTGAATGTGGTAGCACAGATAAGTCAAAGCAACCAGAAAGTTGTTGGTAAACCAGTGGTGACAAGTCATGGACTGGTACCGGACAAAGAAGATAAAAAGTTTGCAAAAGAGATCGAAGTATTGCTTGAGACTATGATGCTTAACATGAAACCTGAAGCACTGAAAAACCATAGAGATATTGAAAATGAGATTCGTAATGTAGTGAGAAAACATGTGGTTCGCACTAAAAAAAGATATCCGCTTATTATTCCTACGATCTTCATCATCTAA
- a CDS encoding SIS domain-containing protein: MDLIKIAQETFHTEADALYKAAERLDQNFLDAISLILRTEGKLIITGVGKSGLVGAKMAATFASTGTSSFFLHPTEALHGDLGMIGKSDTLLAISSSGESEELTKILPHIKRFDIPLIGLTGNEHSSLGSYADVFLDISVEKEACPLGAAPTTSTTLTMALGDALAVALMKQRGFKQEDFASFHPGGSLGRKLFVKIKDLMRTTDLPIIKDTTTLKDAIVAMSEGKLGTVLIVDAEDRFIAILSDGDLRRALMKEGFSLEHLAIEYASRNPKSYTNTELLASDALEIIEDGRIQLLPITNDAGKIIGVLHIHDLINAGIKSK, encoded by the coding sequence ATGGATCTCATTAAAATTGCACAAGAAACTTTTCACACAGAAGCAGATGCACTATACAAAGCTGCCGAACGTCTGGACCAGAATTTTCTGGATGCCATTTCACTTATATTGAGAACAGAGGGAAAGCTCATCATTACGGGTGTAGGAAAGTCCGGTCTTGTAGGTGCCAAAATGGCCGCTACTTTCGCAAGTACAGGTACATCAAGTTTCTTTTTACATCCGACAGAAGCACTGCATGGCGACTTGGGAATGATAGGAAAAAGCGATACCCTGCTTGCTATAAGCAGTAGTGGAGAGAGTGAAGAATTGACCAAAATTCTTCCTCATATCAAACGCTTTGATATTCCACTTATTGGTCTGACAGGAAATGAGCATTCATCACTTGGCTCCTACGCGGATGTTTTTCTTGACATTTCTGTAGAGAAGGAAGCTTGTCCGCTGGGTGCGGCACCTACGACATCCACTACCCTGACCATGGCACTGGGTGATGCCTTGGCTGTAGCACTGATGAAACAAAGAGGATTTAAACAAGAGGATTTTGCCTCTTTCCACCCTGGAGGCTCACTGGGAAGAAAACTTTTTGTGAAGATAAAAGATCTCATGAGAACAACAGATCTGCCTATCATCAAAGATACTACTACCCTGAAAGATGCCATTGTCGCCATGAGCGAAGGGAAACTTGGTACAGTACTTATCGTAGATGCAGAAGATAGATTTATCGCTATTTTAAGTGATGGTGACCTTAGACGGGCACTGATGAAAGAAGGATTCAGCTTAGAACACTTGGCTATAGAATATGCCAGCAGGAATCCTAAAAGTTATACTAATACAGAGTTGCTGGCAAGTGATGCCCTTGAAATTATAGAAGATGGGCGCATACAACTTTTGCCAATCACAAATGATGCAGGAAAGATCATCGGTGTATTGCACATCCATGATTTGATCAATGCCGGCATTAAAAGCAAATAA
- a CDS encoding pseudouridine synthase yields the protein MRLNKYISHNTKYSRREADKLIEDGEVTLNKKVLKDFGYEVEEGDQIYIKGKPVKKSTELTVIVYNKPKGVLVTKKDDRGRATIYHKLPGKYRHFVPVGRLDYASEGLLLLTDSPEVATALMESGLDRTYNLKIDKPVTEEMITAMKEGLVLDDARAGAHEKSKIYSMEFAPFAHFEIRAEGKNFSKLRVTITEGKNRELRRFFAHFEAKVLDLKRVAFGGIELNNLPTNKTRYFTRREYDDIHKFMKRFRANTQAEAKNKANALKQAEKNKQEKVFEDKSPDKSKKFSKKD from the coding sequence ATGAGACTAAACAAATATATATCACATAATACTAAATATTCAAGAAGAGAAGCAGATAAGCTTATAGAAGACGGAGAAGTCACTTTAAACAAAAAAGTCTTGAAAGATTTTGGCTATGAAGTAGAAGAAGGTGACCAGATCTATATCAAAGGTAAGCCGGTCAAGAAAAGTACAGAACTGACTGTCATCGTGTACAACAAACCTAAAGGTGTTCTGGTCACAAAAAAAGATGACAGAGGACGTGCCACTATCTATCATAAACTGCCAGGCAAATATAGGCACTTTGTACCTGTAGGTAGACTGGACTATGCCTCTGAAGGACTTTTACTCTTAACAGACTCCCCAGAAGTAGCAACGGCCCTTATGGAGAGTGGCTTGGACCGAACCTATAACCTGAAAATAGATAAACCTGTCACTGAAGAGATGATCACTGCTATGAAAGAAGGGCTTGTCCTTGATGATGCCCGTGCCGGTGCACATGAAAAAAGTAAGATCTACAGTATGGAATTTGCCCCTTTTGCGCACTTTGAAATAAGAGCAGAGGGAAAGAACTTTTCAAAGCTTCGTGTCACCATCACTGAAGGAAAGAACAGAGAGTTAAGACGTTTCTTTGCACATTTTGAAGCAAAAGTGCTTGACCTCAAACGTGTCGCCTTCGGAGGGATAGAATTAAACAATCTACCTACGAACAAAACACGTTACTTTACGCGCAGAGAATACGATGATATACATAAATTCATGAAACGTTTCAGAGCCAATACACAAGCAGAGGCCAAGAATAAAGCCAATGCCCTGAAACAGGCAGAGAAAAACAAACAAGAAAAAGTGTTTGAAGATAAAAGCCCTGACAAATCAAAGAAGTTTTCTAAGAAAGATTAA
- a CDS encoding replication-associated recombination protein A — protein MPNLALKYRPKTLDTLIGQSHLLGDSAILRKLITTDTLSHTFFYGPPGCGKTTLARVIATLLDKPFYEMNATTLKIEDLRKIFKEYTNALQKPLIFIDEVHRLSKNQQEVLLPFMENHAALIIGASTENPYYSLTAAMRSRSHLFELAPIDEKELHAYLEKIIKLEDLTIEEDAKEYLVFSSGGDVRAMLNLLESAAAVEKSISLATLKQIRPHAMQAGSAESESHYELTSAMIKSIRGSDIDASIYYLARLIDGGEPAEFIARRLAILASEDIGNANPPALNLASSTLNIVKHIGYPEARISLSQLVIYLASSPKSNSAYMAINTALNSIKEGEIHPIPSHIKTHAKAYLYPHDFGGWVEQSYLSVPKKYYESKQIGFEKTLWQWHEKIKSK, from the coding sequence TTGCCAAACCTTGCACTGAAATATCGTCCCAAAACACTTGATACGCTGATAGGTCAGTCACACCTTTTAGGTGACAGTGCCATATTACGAAAGCTCATTACCACAGACACCCTCTCCCATACTTTCTTTTACGGACCGCCGGGCTGCGGGAAAACAACACTTGCAAGGGTGATCGCTACCCTTCTTGATAAACCTTTTTACGAGATGAATGCCACTACTCTTAAGATCGAGGATCTGCGTAAGATCTTTAAAGAGTATACCAATGCTTTACAAAAACCTCTTATTTTCATAGATGAAGTCCATAGACTGAGCAAGAACCAGCAAGAAGTACTCTTGCCTTTTATGGAAAACCATGCCGCACTCATCATAGGAGCTTCCACAGAAAACCCTTACTATTCACTCACTGCAGCGATGCGTTCTCGTTCCCATCTTTTTGAACTTGCACCCATAGATGAAAAGGAACTACATGCCTATCTTGAAAAGATCATCAAACTGGAAGATCTCACCATAGAAGAGGATGCAAAAGAGTACCTCGTCTTTTCAAGTGGCGGTGATGTCCGCGCAATGCTAAACCTGCTTGAGAGTGCTGCTGCAGTGGAGAAGTCCATTAGCCTTGCAACACTCAAACAGATACGTCCTCATGCCATGCAGGCAGGAAGTGCTGAGAGCGAAAGCCACTATGAACTGACTTCTGCCATGATCAAAAGTATTCGGGGTTCTGATATAGATGCTTCTATCTATTATCTTGCCAGACTGATAGATGGAGGAGAGCCTGCAGAGTTCATCGCAAGACGCCTAGCCATTCTAGCCAGTGAAGACATCGGAAATGCAAACCCCCCTGCTCTCAATCTTGCCAGTTCTACACTGAACATCGTTAAACATATAGGGTATCCTGAAGCAAGGATCTCTCTCTCCCAACTGGTTATCTATCTTGCCTCTTCGCCCAAGTCTAACAGCGCTTATATGGCAATCAACACTGCGCTAAACTCTATAAAAGAGGGAGAGATACACCCTATTCCCTCTCATATAAAGACCCATGCAAAAGCATATCTCTATCCCCATGATTTTGGTGGATGGGTAGAACAATCCTACCTTTCAGTACCCAAAAAATACTATGAGTCTAAACAGATAGGTTTTGAAAAAACCCTTTGGCAATGGCATGAGAAAATAAAATCTAAATAA